A window of [Ruminococcus] lactaris ATCC 29176 genomic DNA:
CAGCGGTTCTTCATCTTTCTGTCCGAGATTAATGCAGACTTTTTCGACATTTGTAAGGATGATGAGCATTTCAGCGTCAATTCCCTCTGCAAGCTTTCCGGCTGCAAGATCTTTTTCGATGACGGCACTTGCACCTCGGAGATGGTTGTCCTGCTCCAGCACCGGGATTCCACCGCCTCCGGCAGCAATTACAACCTGATTAGCATCAAGAAGTGCCTTGACGGCATCCAGCTCGACGATTTTTACAGGATTTGGTGCGGATACGACACGACGGAACCCTTTGCCTGGCTCTTCAATCACATAATTTCCTTTTTTACGCTCTTCATTTGCTTCCTGTGCATTCATATAACGTCCGAGAACTTTGGTCGGTGTATAGAAAGCTTCATCATATGGATCGACAATTACCTGAGTGAGAACAGTACTGACAGTTCTGTAGATTCCACGATTAAGAAGTTCCTCACGGATTCCATTCTGAAGGTCATAACCGATATATCCCTGGCTCATGGCTGAGCAGACAGACATAGGAGCCGGTGTATAGTCTTTATGAGCTTTTGCAAATTCATTCATGGCTGTGTGGATCATGCCAAGCTGAGGTGCATTGCTGTGCGTGATCGCAACCTGATAGCCTTCCTCAATAAGGTCTGCGATACATTTGGCAGTATGCTTTACTGCGGTCTTCTGTTCTGGAAGTGTAGTACCAAGTGCACGGTGTCCCAGTGCAACAACAACTCTTTTTTTCATAATAATTTTCCTTTCGTTTCAAATTTTCAAGTCAATAACTAATTAAATTTTACTATTTTTTTTATATGAAATCAATATTTCTCACCAAATATATGGAAGACTTATTTTAAAAACAAAGCCAAGAAAGATAAGGCTGAGGAGAATACAGAGTACAATGCGGATGTTCTTCTTTAAATGGGAAAAAGCTTCTGTCCATTTAGGGGCAAGATAGTAAAGGAAAGCACATCCAAGCAGTGCAAAGACTGCGGAACCTCCGATGTATGTATGTTCGTTCAGTGTGAAAAGATAGTCACTGTAGGCAGTTACTTTCAGGCTGTATCCGAGTTCAAGAATCCAGCTTGCGAGATATTCGATCAATGTGTAGACTGCAAAATTCAGAAAAAACACAAGCTCTGGTTTGGGAATGAGTTTCTTCATAAACAGTAAAAGTAATATGCCGAAAATCCCATACATAGGAGCCCATGGAAAGAAAACTGCTCCATCAAAAGAAAATTCTCCTGTCTTTAAAAGATGTATCAGGTTCTCTACGATCCATCCAAAAATAGAAAAAGCATGAAAAAGAAAAATGCAGGACCAGAGATCGTATTTACGAACCGGGTTGACCGGTGATCTTACAGCAGAAAATGGCGGCTGTACAGAAAAAAGGAAAACCGGATACTGGTCAGGTGCAAAATAAGAGGTCTGTGTATAAGGACCTTCCGAGTCATCATAAAGTGCCTTACTGATCAGAAGCTCATCTTCGGAAGGAATATGTTCCAGATAGGAATCATCCAGGTATTCATAGCCGGGAGAACGTGAAAGCACATAATTTCTGCGGAGTGTCAGATATAATTCAGCTTTGCAGGTTGCCATATAAGGGTTCACATATAAGAAATCGACAAGTCCCAGACTGAGCAGGGAGAGCATCTTCCATCCCAGAAAAGACAGATCCAGCAGTAAAAGCTTTTTCTTATTATGATTGCTGAGCTGGCGGGAAAGGAAGAAAGCATTTTTTTTACTGATCCTGGGATTTTCTGCCAGGATATATGGAATCATCCAATACTCATAATGCTTGTAGATTCCACCGATGACTGTAAAATTCCACAGAAACTGGTAGAGACTGCGGAAGAACATGGTAAAAGCAGGCCTGCGGATATAATGTAGCTTATAAAGAAAAAAGATTTTGGAAATCCGGGTATCTTTATAATTTTTCGATTCTAAAAAGAAACGTTTCTCGCCGATGATCAGAATATTATTTACAAAAATGCGATAGAGAAAAGCCAGGATCGCACTGATTCCAAGGATGAAGACGATAAAGTCGAAATGTTCATCCAAGAAAGTATTGAAGATCTTCAGGACTGCAAAAAAAGTAGAGGTACTGTCTGCATACAGATCCACAAGAAGATTGGTATAAGTAGCAGAAGGATTTTGATATAGATTCTCAATGTCAGTATTATGAAAAAGCCTTGTGGCAGTCTCTTCCAGGATCTGCGATGTAGTTTCGGTCTCAAAAGTCTGATGCAGATTGGAAATCGTGTCAATATGAGATAACGGATGCACTCCCAGAAAAGCGGTTGCCAGGGGATAGGAAGCTGTGAGAAGAGCGATAAGAAAGCAGACGGATACCATACGCCAGTAATTTTGTCGGATCGATCTGCGAGCATTCTTTTTTAATTCTTTTCTTTTCCACATAGTACTTTTCTCCCGTCTCTCTGATGGTATCATCATTATAGTTGAGCATGGTAAACTTTTCAATGTCTATTTATGCATCTGCTCATGTTCTTTCTTTACTTCGTTGAAGCAGGTGAGAGCATTCCATTCACAATTTGTTGGTGTGAGGATCGCTTTATAAGGAAATGGACCAGCACCGCAGCGTCTGAGGGCAGCAAGTGCCTGATCAAGTCGGTTATTCTGAAAAAAGCAGAAAAGGAACAGTGGGGCAGAAAGTTCTTCTCCGTCATAAACCTCAGTGGTGGGGGAAAAATTTTTCATTCCGGCGAGAAATCCGAGCGGTTGCAGATAGTCTTTCTGTGAGATGCAACGCAGCCGGATATGCAACGGAAGCAAGGCACGCTGGATCTTCAAAAGCTCGGGCCTGGAAGGTGCATGGAACAGCAGTAAAGTTTCATTCATAACAAACTCTCCTTTAGGATCATGATGAATCTATTGTAAGATGTTGGGATCAAAAGCCCCCAACAATGATGCCAACGGATTGTTTCGTGCTACGCACTCCCACAATCCTACCCGCTATTCGCATATCAT
This region includes:
- the arcC gene encoding carbamate kinase — translated: MKKRVVVALGHRALGTTLPEQKTAVKHTAKCIADLIEEGYQVAITHSNAPQLGMIHTAMNEFAKAHKDYTPAPMSVCSAMSQGYIGYDLQNGIREELLNRGIYRTVSTVLTQVIVDPYDEAFYTPTKVLGRYMNAQEANEERKKGNYVIEEPGKGFRRVVSAPNPVKIVELDAVKALLDANQVVIAAGGGGIPVLEQDNHLRGASAVIEKDLAAGKLAEGIDAEMLIILTNVEKVCINLGQKDEEPLGEITTEQAKTYMEEGHFGIYNMLPKFRASVDFVEECEGRSAYITSFDKVTDALKGKTGTVIR
- a CDS encoding DUF975 family protein, whose protein sequence is MWKRKELKKNARRSIRQNYWRMVSVCFLIALLTASYPLATAFLGVHPLSHIDTISNLHQTFETETTSQILEETATRLFHNTDIENLYQNPSATYTNLLVDLYADSTSTFFAVLKIFNTFLDEHFDFIVFILGISAILAFLYRIFVNNILIIGEKRFFLESKNYKDTRISKIFFLYKLHYIRRPAFTMFFRSLYQFLWNFTVIGGIYKHYEYWMIPYILAENPRISKKNAFFLSRQLSNHNKKKLLLLDLSFLGWKMLSLLSLGLVDFLYVNPYMATCKAELYLTLRRNYVLSRSPGYEYLDDSYLEHIPSEDELLISKALYDDSEGPYTQTSYFAPDQYPVFLFSVQPPFSAVRSPVNPVRKYDLWSCIFLFHAFSIFGWIVENLIHLLKTGEFSFDGAVFFPWAPMYGIFGILLLLFMKKLIPKPELVFFLNFAVYTLIEYLASWILELGYSLKVTAYSDYLFTLNEHTYIGGSAVFALLGCAFLYYLAPKWTEAFSHLKKNIRIVLCILLSLIFLGFVFKISLPYIW
- a CDS encoding DUF3783 domain-containing protein, translated to MNETLLLFHAPSRPELLKIQRALLPLHIRLRCISQKDYLQPLGFLAGMKNFSPTTEVYDGEELSAPLFLFCFFQNNRLDQALAALRRCGAGPFPYKAILTPTNCEWNALTCFNEVKKEHEQMHK